The Tessaracoccus flavus genome includes the window CCGTAGTAGGCGTCGGTCATCGGGATGAAGCGGCGGAAGAGCCTCAGGACCGCCGACTGCTCCGGGTCGAGGTGCTGGTCGCGCTGACGGATCATCCGCCAGCCGGTGTAGAGAAGGAACGCCGCGAACACGTACAACACCCACGTGAAGTTCTCGATGAGCACGGCGCCGACGGCGATGAACGCCCCACGCAGGATCAGCGCGCCGAGCACCCCCAGGAACAGCACCCGGTGCTGGAACTGCGGCGGGACAGCGAAATAGCTGAAGATGACGGCCCAGACGAAGACGTTGTCGACGGCCAGGGACTTCTCGATGAGGTAGCCGGCGAAGTACTGCTGCCCGACCTCGGGCCCCTGCCACCACCAGAGAAGGGCTCCGAATCCGACGCCGAGCGCGACCCAGACCGCGCTCCAGGCGGCGGCCTCGCGGACGCCGATGACGTGGGCGTCGCGGTGGGCCACGAGGTCGATGGCGAGCATGATGAGGATGGCGCCGATGACAGCGCCCCAGACCCAGAGTGGGACGTCCATGATGAGACCTTTCCGATCGTTGACGATCGGAGGTCTCTCCCAGCCCGATTCGGGCCGGCTCGCCGGGTCCAGTGTTGGACCGTAATGACGACGAGTCGCGCTCGGGGATACTCCCCTCCGTGCTCAAGTAGACACTGAAGAAGGGAGGGATGTCAACCCTTTGTCCAAGGTTTGTTCGCTGAGTTGCGATGCCCGCCGTCGTCGGGGACACCCGTCACCACCTGTGCGCTACCGTTGAGGTCTCCGCTGGTCACGAAGGGGTCATCATGGGGTTTCTCAACAAACTGTTCGGCAAGGCCGACGACAACGACAACGCACCCGTCGCGCCGTTTGACTCCGCTTCAGTACGGAGCGAGGTCGACGAGCTCATCTCAGCGCTGGGCGCGCTGACCGATGCGATGGACACCGAGGACGCGCCGCTGTCCAATCCCGGCTGGCGCGGACGCCTCCACGACCTACGGGAGGTGCGCGGGGACCTGAGGATCCTGACCCGGCGGCAGGACTTCACCAAGGACGACCTCTACGAGGTGCTCACCTGCGTGCGTCCGCTGTACCGCGGCGAGCCACCGAAGGATTTCGCGCACCTGGCCCCGCAGAACGAGCGCGTTGTCTCGGCCATCGAGGACGTGCACCGGGCCGCTGGCTCGTGAGGGCCTGCATCCTAACCGCTCACCACTGATCGGTTATTGACCACCCCCCGTTGGCCCCCCACAGTGCTGGGGTCATAGTGGGAGCATGGCGAACTTTGCGGATACGGCAGCGATCAACCTGCGACTCGGACTCCTCGGCCTCCCACTACCAGACGAAGGGGCCGCTGGCAGGGCCGTCGACCTGGTTCGTCCGATCCTGGCGCGCCAGCGCGAGCTGAACCGCCGCCTCCAGCACCGGCTCCCCGCCGTCGATACACGTATCCAGACCTTCCTCGACGCGTACCTCGACGGCACGGGTGTCACCCCGCAGATCCCCCGGCAGACCTTGGTGCTCGATCAGGCTGGGTTGGCTCGCGAGATGAGCCTCCCCGTCGATGGCGACCGGTTCACCTCCGAACTACTGACGAGCTACCGACTGGCCAACGGCATCCTTCACAACCCGGCCAACGACCGCCGCACCACCAAGGGCGTCTTCCACATCGCTGAGGGAGGGCTGCCCATCCAGGACGACAAGATCGCGGTGCCACGCGACGTGTTCGGCCGGCTAGTGGAGGCAGCCTTCGCTCCCCCGGCAGACGCGATGGTGCTGCCCTACACGTCCGGGCAGCCGGACCAGCCGAGGTGCTGGGTGTCCCTACTCCTGCGCCCCACCGTGGTGCCCAACGTGCCGGGTTACACCCGCGAGCGTCGGATGGAGACGCGCTTCATCGCACCCGCCACGCTGATGGCCAACCTCGACTTCGTGGAGGGCATCTTCGGCAACGGCGGCGACCCCTACCTGCCCGAGAACGACGCCTCCCTCGACCCGGAGGGCTGGACCGGCCACACCGGCCTGGTCGTACTCGCGCCACACCTGACGAAACTCACGAAGAAGGAACTCGGGCTCCCGCACTACGAGGACGCCACCGAAAGGCAGCGCCGCGACGGCATGTGCTGGCAGGACGAGGCCGAGCTCTACAACGGCGGGTCCGCTTTCAAGGCCTGTGCCAGGGACGAGCGAGGCGTGATCGTCACCGTCATCGCCGACAACTACTTCGGCTACTGCAAGAAGGAGGTCAAGGCGCAGATCAGCTACTCGGCCAATCTCCTCGGCCTCGTGGAAGAGGAACACGCCGGGGGCGCGATCACCTTCCCCCGCTACAACCTCGGCCAGACGTTCACCGAGCGATACGCCGACCCGTCCTACACACTCGACGACGTCGTGGCGAGGAACCCGGAGCGCTTCATCCGCCAGCCGGAGGGCCACGCCCTGGACGCTGAACAGAGCCACATCGTGCTGGTACCGGAGTGCACGTCGTACTCGCTGCGCGACACCACCGTGTCGTGGACGATCGGCGGCGAGACCCGAACGATCCCGCTCCGCGCGAATACCTACTACGTCGGGCCGGACGGGTACGTCGTCGAGCTGGCGCACATCGCCACCGATGGCAACCAATGGACGCTGCTGGGCACCTCACCGCACGCCACGAGCTGCCACAAGCCCGCCACCGTCTCCGGCGGCGGCAAGTCGGAAATCTCGAAGTCCATCACCGACGCCTTCGTCGTCGGCAACGCCTACGTTGCCGATTTTGTCGAGGATATGGCGCAGGTAGCGGCAATCGTCGACTACGACTTCTCGCGGCGGTTCGCCGATCCGGCTACGGCCTCGGACCAGCGACCCCTGCTCTCGGATGAGCGCAGCGTCGGGAGCGTAATCAAGCTGCTCACCCCGAGCCGTGACTACACCGACGAGTACAACGAGTGGGTCGAGGCGATCCCGCACCACATCAAGGAACTCGTCTTCGTCGTCAAGCGCTACTACCGGCCGGAGTGGGCCGACGACTGGGCCAGCCACTTCTCCGTCGGCAGGATCAACGGCCGGGCCGGCCACGCGCTCCGACTCGACGGGGACAAGATCCAGGTCAACATGCTGCGGGTGGGCTTCGCTCCGGACGGGTCCTGGCGCCTGTTCGGGCTGCGCCATGACTTCCACCCCAGCGCCAAGGTGCAGACGGAGGACGACATCACCGCCAGCATCGTCGTGCCGGGGGGTGTGGCCGGGCGCACCGACGGGCTGTCGCGCAAGTTCGTCACGAACTGCGAGCAGCTCCTCTTCCAGCGCCCCGACGACGCGATCCACCGCGGCTACGACAAGCAGGCCGAGGCCGACATCGCCGCCGGCGCCTTCCTCAGCAACTTCGAACCCCTGACGCGACAGGACGCGCGCGACATCGTCGCCGACGCCGTCGCCTTCAGCTCGTTCACCCAACCCATGCAGGAACTCATCGCCAAAGTTGCCAAGGGAGAGGACAGCGAGCCCGGCTACTTCGTCTCCTCGGCCCACCCCCGCCTGATCAACGGCGCGCGGTCGAAGAACCCGCGGTACCTCCAGGTGCGCCCGGACATTGCCAGGCCGAAGGAGACCGTGACCGCCGAGATGGTCTCGCGACTGTACCGTCGGCTTCCGATGCAGGCCCCGCTCAGGCTGCCGATCGACGTGGTGGCTGCGGGCCGCCGCAACAACGCCGCCGAGCCCGGCGTGCCGCCGCTGTGCGCCTACGCCCCCCTGCACTACATGGAATTGCCGGAGCTTTTCATGGAGTTCATCTCGTCCATGACCGGCAAGTCCCCCTCCACGACGGGCGCGGGCTCCGAGGGCGCCATGACGAAGGGCCCGTTCAACGCCCTGCCCTCGGTGATCGACCTCAATGCAGCCTTCCTCTCCTTCGCCCTGACGGGGTACGACGGCTGGCTCTCGAGCGCCGGCGTGATCGGGCCCAACGTGCGGGTCGACCACGACATCTCGCTGCTCGTCCCGGAGGTATTCTCTCGGATGTCCGCCGAGGAGCGCGACGCGGCCAGCCTCATCGCCGAGGGTGCACTCGAGCCGGTACCCGACCTGGAGCACGACGGCGAAACGATCGAAGCCAGCCGTCTGGGCTACCGGATGACGGCGAAGTTCCAGTCGAAGTACTTCGGTCGGATCTTCATGCACCCGCACGTCGTGTTCTCAGAGAACATGCTGCGCCCGGAACTGCAGGACACCGAGGCGTACGTCGAGTCCGTTCGCACGATCGTGACGACACACGCCCGCGTGGCCCAGTCCTACCTGGACGACGGCACCATCAGGCTCGCCGTACCACCCATCCGGGCGCTGCTGGAGATCATGGCCACCGGCTCGTCGGACGGCATGGGTCTGCACGACAAGCAGTTCCGCGCCATGTTCCAGCGGCAGAACGTCCTGGCCTCGGACTGGTACCGCGCACGGCTGGAGTCGCAGACTGCCGCCGACGCCCACCACGCTCAGGCCTCCGTCGCTGCGATGACCCGCTTCCTGGACGAGCCCACCAACGCGGCGGCAGCGGAGCGGCTGGGGATCGCCCAGCGGATCGAGAAGATGCAGACCCGCCTCAACTCGGCCACGACGGCCGAGGCCTCGTTCCAGCTCAGCGGCACCCTGGGTCGGCAGGTCGACTGGCGGCTCGAGTAGCCCTCGCTCGGTCCCTGAGCAGGGCCGGCGAGCGCAGCGAGCAGCCCGTCCGTCGAAGGGTAACGACCCCCCTCCCTACCGCCGCCCCCGACCACAGGGCGGCGACCACACGCGCGGCCGTAACCCTTCGACAAGCTCAGGGAACGAGGCCGACAAGCTCAGGGAACGAGGCCGGCAAGCTCTCGGATCAGTCCGAAGAGCCGGTCCCCACTCCTAGACGCTCGGCCACATAGTCGATGTCCTTGTCGCCGCGACCGGACAGGTTGACGATGATGACCTGTTCAGCGTCGAGAGTCGGCGCCAGCTTCATCGCGTGGGCCACCGCATGGCAGCTCTCCAACGCCGGGATGATCCCTTCGGTGCGGCAGAGCAGCTGGAATGCGTCGAGGGTGTCCTGGTCGGAGGCCGTCACGTACTCCACGCGTCCGACGTCGCGGAGATGGGCGTGCTGCGGCCCGATGCCGGGGTAGTCGAGCCCAGAGGCGATCGAGTGCACCGGAGACGGTTCGCCGTCGGCGTCCTGCAGCACGAGGGTCTTCATCCCGTGCAACGTCCCCTCACGCCCCAGCGTCATCGTGGCGGCATGTTCGCCCACCACGTCCAGGCTCCGCCCGCCGGGCTCGACGCCGTAGATCGCGACCGAATCGTCCTCGAGGAACGCGGTGAACAGCCCCAACGCGTTTGAGCCGCCCCCGACGGCCGCGATCAGCGCGTCAGGCAGCCGCCCGATCTTGTCCAGGCACTGCTGGCGGGCTTCCCTCCCGACGACCGACTGGAAGTCCCGCACCATGGTCGGGTAGGGGTGCGGGCCGACGACGGATCCGATCGCGAAGAACGTGTCGGCGTAGTCGCTGGCGAAAACGGCGAACGCCGAGTCGACTGCCTCCTTGAGACTCCGGCCGCCCTCCTCGACCGCCACGACCTTGGCTCCGAGCAACTCCATCCGCACGACGTTGGGATGCTGCTTCGCCACGTCGATAGCCCCCATGTGGATCTCGCACTCCAGCCCGAGCAAAGCGGCCGCGGTCGCCAGCGCCACGCCGTGCTGACCGGCCCCCGTCTCAGCGATGAGCTTGCGCTTGCCCATGCGCTTGGCCAGCAGCGCCTCGCCGAGGCAGTGGTTGATCTTGTGCGCCCCGGTGTGGTTGAGGTCCTCGCGCTTGAGGTAGATCCGAGCGCCGCCGAGTTCGGCGGTCAGGCGCTTCGCGAAGAAGAGAGGCGAGGGCCGGCCCACGTAGTCGGTGAGGAGAGCTTCATACTCAGCGAGGAACTCCGGATCGTCACGGGCCTCCGCGTAGGCCTCGGCAACCTCTGCGATGGGCGCCTCTAGTTGCGGGGGCACGAAGCGACCGCCGTGGTCGCCGAAGAAGCCCTGGTCGTCTGCATGGATGAGCGATGACATGCCATGAATCGTAGGGTGCCCCCTGCGTCGCCAGCGGCCGGGTTCACGCAGGCGGACGGGTCACCGGGCGGGCAGCAGGCTCTCGACCAGGTCGACGGTCAGCTCATCCAGGTTGTCCAGCACTGTCGTGCGGGCCAGCAGATCCTCAGCGGGCGGATGGAAGTGCGGGGGCACCGCCACCACCGTCATGCCTGCGTTGAGCGCGGAGAGGATCCCGTTGGTGGCATCCTCAACGGCAATGCACCTGGTGGGGTCCACCCCCAGCAACTCGGCGGCCTTCAGGTACCCGTCAGGGGCAGGCTTGCCCGCGGCCACCTCCTCTGTCGATACGGTGGCGGACAGCAACTCCCCCAGCCCCAGCACCTCGACGGCGGCGTCGATGAGCTGTCGCGGCGAGGAACTCGCAATGGCGATCGGGTAGTGCTCGGCCATCCGCCTGACCGCCTCAACGGCTCCGGGCAGGACCGTGATGCCTTCCCGGTAGTGGTCGGCCATGCCGTCGATGGTGCGCCGTGCCGCCTCGTCGGGCGAGTAGGGCAGGCCGACCGCCTCAACGAGATGCCTGCTCCATTCCCCGGTGCTCATCCCCATCATCGCCTGCGTGGTGCCGTCGGGCCACGGCAGGTCGTGCTCGGCGGCCAGACCGCGCCGCACGACGTCCCATACCGCCTCCGTGTCAGTCAGTGTGCCGTCCATGTCGAAGACGATGGCCTCGGGCTTCATGCTCAACTCCTCAGAAGGTGGGTGGGTTTACCCGCCACCATATCTCTGGGGTAGGGTGAGGCTCACTGAGTGGACGAATCCGGTGAGATCCCGGAACTGTCGCGCAACCGTGATCCCGATGCTGTCGGGGAGTCGGACCGCCGCTCGGTGAAAGGTAACAACCGTTCCGTCGCGACCAGCGGAAATCCTTGGCCGACGGACCTTGACTCGAAGAGGTCCTCATGTCCCGTTCTCCCCTCGGCTTCGCCGCACTGCCCGCGGCTGCCGCCCTGCTCCTGGGCGGCGTCGCCCTCACCGCCAACGCGGCCCCCACTACCGCAGCTGAATGCGTCCGAGACGGACTCGTCTGGGTCCACGTGCAGTACGACGACACGGTGACCGGCGCCTGCGCCAACGAGTTCGACACTGCATCCGAAGCTCTCCTCAGCACCGGCCTCACCACTGATACTGGCGCTTGGCTCTCCACCGTCGACGGTCGCGCTGCAGACAGCGGAGCGCGGGAGTACTGGGGAGTCTGGACGCAGTCGCCCGCCGACGGCGTCTACTCGGGGGCGTGGGAGTTCGCCCAGGTGGGCATCCTCGAACTGACCCTCGAAGCCGGCGACGTACTCGGCGTCGATCTTGAAGCCGACTGGGATCTCGAATCAGCGGCACCCACAGTCGACCCCGTCGCCGGTCTGGACCTCACCGCTCCGGAAACGACACCAACCACCCCAGCCCCGTCGCCCACCCCGACGGCCAGCGCGTCACCGGAGGGCCCAGGATCCGGCGCAGACTGCGACGATCCCTCCGCCCTGCCGATCAACCCTGAGTGCATCGGCGCCCCAAGCACCGGTGTCTGATTTGCGCCGCCTGACCGCAGCCCTGGTGTTGGGTTGCGTCACGGCCGCTGCGGCCTGGTCGCCAGCGCACGCCGACGCGTCCCCCGGCCACTGCACCAGCGATTCCGGGGTGACGGTCGTCGTCGACTTCCAGGAGTTGGGCGGCGGAACCGTCGTGCGCTGCGTAGACCAGGTTCCTGCGGGCACCACGGGGCTGCAGGCGCTGCGACTGGCCGGATTCACTCATTCCGGGACGATTCACGATGGCCCGGGTTTCGTCTGCAGGATCGACGACCGTCCCGCGGCCACCGAGACCCTCCCCGTGGCGGGCAACGAAGAGTACCGGGAAACATGCGTGGCCACGCCACCCAAGAATGCGTTCTGGGGATACTGGCACGCCCCCAACGGCGGCGAGTGGACGTTTTCGTCGTTCGGCGGCGGCGCGCGGACGGTGATTCCGGGAGGGTACGAGGGCTGGTCGTTCTCCCTCAACCGAGGCACGGACAGCAATCCCGCCCCACGCGTGGCGCCATCGCATCCCGTCGCGCCGCCCGCTACCGAGCCTCCGGCGCCCCCGACCACCACCACGCCGCCAGCGCCAGCACCGCGGCCCACCACCGCAGCACCCGGGAGCACTGCCCGGCCTCCTGCGAACACGGCGACGCCCGCCTCCCCTCCCTCCTCCGAGCCGACCACCCCCGACCCGGCGCCCGAGCCCGCGCGCACCGCGCCGATCGAGGCGCCCTCGGCCTCTCCGTCGCCCCCCGCACAGCCGCCGATATCCCCCAGCGTCGACGCGCCCTCCCCCACCACTGCCGACTCGTCGCCGTCCACCACTGCGGCGACCGGTCCCGCTGCTTCGCCTCCCCCTCCCCGCCCGTCACCCGGCCGGTCGGTCCCTCCCGGTGCTTCGCTGCCTCCGACCACGCCAGCCGTCGTCGAGGCTGAGCCTGCGGCAGGTCCTCCGCTGGGGACGCTGATCGGTGTCGGTGCCGTGGTCGTGCTGGGCGCGGCCGGGGGCGCAACCTGGTGGCGGCGCCGCGGGCTGGGATGAGGCGGTACTTCCTCCCCAGGTCGATCCATCCGTTCGCGTGGTGGGGCTGGGCTCTGGCACTCGCCGCAGCCGCGTCGAACACCACCAATCCTTTGCTGCTGGCGGGGGTGATCGCCGTGGCGGCTCTGGTCACCATCTCCCGCCGAGATGACAACCCGTGGGCGAGATCGTTCAAGCTATACCTCATCCTGGCCGTCTTCATCGTAGTGATGAGGGTCGCCTTCCGGATCTTCTTCGGGGGCGGCGATGGACCGACGATCCTGTTCACTCTGCCGCAGGTGCCCCTCCCCACCTGGGTGCGCGGCATCCGGCTCCTGGGCCCCGTATCACTCGAATCGCTGCTCAGCGGTCTCTACGACGGCGCGCGCCTGGCCACGATCGTGGTGTGCATCGGCGCCGCAAACTCGCTGGCCAACCCCAAGAAGCTCCTCGCGAGTCTTCCCGGAGCGCTCTACGAGCTTGGCACCGTCATGGTGGTGGCCGTCTCCGCATTGCCCCAGCTGGGTGAATCCGCCCAACGCGTCGTGCGGGCGCGGAAGCTCCGCCGCTCCCCGGCGGGGTCGAAGCGCCGCGACAAACTCCGAGCCGTGGAGACCATCATCGTCCCAGTTCTCTCCGATGCACTCGAACGCTCCCTCGCGCTGGCCGCCTCCATGGATGTGCGGGGCTACGGCCGTAGCGGTACCGGACGGCGCCTTCACCGCGGCCTGTCCCTGTGGCTGGGGGTGATTAGCATTATGCTGCTGGCCACCTGGTCGTTCCGTTTCCTCGCCGGCTCGGCTGACCGCAGCGTGCTGGGTGTCGGGATCCTCTCAACGTCGCTGCTGGTCGCGGGGCTCGCGTCTGCCATGGCTGCGCTCCACTTCGCCGGACGCACCGTCCGCAGGACCCAGTACCGTCCCATCCGATGGGGGATCGCCGAGACGCTGGTGGTGGTCACGGGCGTCACCTGCGCTGCCATCGTCAGCCTCGTCGCAGCCAGCGCCGACGCAGTCGTGCTGTTCCCCTCGATCAGCCCCTTCACGTGGCCGACGTTGACTCCGCTCCTCCTCCTCGCGCTGGCTGCCGCCAGCCTGCCGGCCTTCCTCACCCCGCCGCCCGACCTCTGGAAGGCCCCCGCATGATCCGCTTCGACGACGTCAGCTTCCGCTACGCCAGCAGCGACACCCTGCGGCTGCAGCACGTCAGCTTCGAGATCGAGGAGGGCGAGCTCTGCCTGGTCGTCGGTCCGACCGGGAGCGGGAAGTCCACCCTGCTGGGGTGCATCAATAACCTTGTGCCTCGCTTCACCGGCGGCATCCGCACCGGCCGCGTGTTCATCGACGGCAGCGACACCACCCTGCTCCAGCCCCGGGAACTCGCCACCACCGTCGGCTACGTGGGCCAGGACCCGCTCGCCGGCTTCGTCACCGACACGGTGGAGGACGAACTCGCCTACTCCATGGAGCAACTCGGCTTCCCCGCGCCGGAGATGCGGCGGCGGGTCGAGGAGACGCTCGATCTGCTGGGGATCGCCGACCTGCGCCGACGAGCGCTGCGCACCCTCTCGGGTGGGCAACAACAGCGCGTCGCGATCGGCAGCGTCCTGGCCAGTTCCCCGAAGGTGCTCGTCCTCGACGAACCCACCTCCGCGCTCGACCCCATCGCGGCGGAAGAGGTCCTGGCGATCGTATCCAGGCTGGTGCGCGACCTCGGCACGACCGTGGTGATCGCGGAACATCGCATGGAGCGTGTGATCGAGTTCGCCGACAGCACGCTTCTCGTCGGAGATACCGTGACCCACGGAGCCACGCGAACGGTTCTGCGCGATGCCCCGATCCGCCCCCCGCTGGTCGAGCTCGGAGTGGCGATGGGCTGGGACCCACTCCCGCTCACCATCCGCGAGGGGCGCCGCTCTGCCGCCCAGCAGCGTCGGGTCTGGGCCAGCGAGCCACCGACGCTGCCGTCACGCCGCCCGTCCGGTGAGGTGGCGCTCAGCGCGTCGAGCATCATCGTCCGATACGGCGAGAAGGTCGCTGTGGCCGGAGTGGATCTCTCCCTGCGCCAGGGGGAAGTGACCGCCCTGATGGGACGAAACGGCTGCGGCAAGTCGAGCCTGCTGTGGGCACTCCACGGAGCAGGGCGCCGCGACGGCGGCACGGTCTCGCGTTCCGCCGAGGCGGGGATCGCCCTGGTGCCGCAGACGCCCTCCGACCTGCTGTACCTGACCAGCGTTGCCGCCGAGTGCTCTGCGAGCGACCGGTCTGCGGAGGTGCCGGACGGTACGACGCTCGCGCTGCTTCGGCGTCTGGTGCCGGGCATCGAGCCCGACGCTCACCCCCGCGACCTGTCCGAGGGGCAGAAGTTGGCCGTGGTCCTGGCGGTCGAACTGGCTGGCAACCCGGCGGTGGTGCTGCTCGACGAACCCACCCGCGGCCTCGACTACGCCGCCAAGCATGCCCTGTCCGAGATCATCGCCGGCATGGCCGCTGACGGCCGAGCCGTGCTGATCGCCACCCACGACGTCGAGATGGTGGCCCAGACCTGCGAACGCGTGGTGGTCATGGCTGAAGGCGAGGTGGTCTCGGACGGACCCACTCGCGACGTGCTCGCCACGTCCGCGCTGCTCGCCACCCAGGTGGCGAAAGTCTCGAGTCCGACGCCGGTGCTCACCGTCCAGGAGTTCGTCGATGCCCGGGACTGACCCGACGCTCAACGTTCCCGCCCCCGTGGTCGGGGTGTCCCTCGGCTGGCGGACCTGGCTCGTCATCGTGCTCTCCACGGCGCTGGGGCTCTTCGCCATCGGTTGGCCGCTACTCATCCCCGCAGTGGGAGTCGCGCCCGAGCACGCGCAGGACGCGCCGTTCGTCTTCGCCGCGCTCCTTCCGGTGATCCTGTTGCTGGTGATCGCCCAGGTGACCGAGGGCGGACTCGATTCCAGGTCCCTGGCTGTTCTCGGCGTGCTCTCTGCCATCAACGCCGCCATCAGACCAGCGCTCGGCGCAGGGACAGCGGGGGTGGAGTCGGTCTTCTTCCTGCTGGTGCTGGCCGGGCGCGCCTTCGGGCCGGGGTTCGGCTACCTACTGGGCATGACCTCCCTGTTCGCCTCGGCGCTCATCACCGCGGGTGTGGGGCCCTGGCTGCCCTTCCAGATGCTCGCCGCCGGTTGGGTGGGTCTAATCTCGGGGCTCCTCCCCCGGAGGGTGACCGGCAAGGCCGAGATCGGGATGCTGATCGCCGTCGGTGTCGTGTCTGCGTACGTGTACGGCGCGCTGATGAACATGTGGTTCTGGCCGTTCATCACCGGCATCAACCTCGACGGCGCGGGCGGCTCCCTGGATTATGTCCCCGGAGCTCCGATCGTGGACAACCTGGCGCGGTTCGGCTGGTTCACCCTCCTCACCTCCACGGGCGGCTGGGATACCGGACGAGCGATCACAACGGCGCTTGCTCTGCTGATCCTGGGACGCCCGCTGCTCACGGTGCTGCGGCGCGCCTCAGGCCTAGGGCGGGTCG containing:
- a CDS encoding TerC family protein, yielding MDVPLWVWGAVIGAILIMLAIDLVAHRDAHVIGVREAAAWSAVWVALGVGFGALLWWWQGPEVGQQYFAGYLIEKSLAVDNVFVWAVIFSYFAVPPQFQHRVLFLGVLGALILRGAFIAVGAVLIENFTWVLYVFAAFLLYTGWRMIRQRDQHLDPEQSAVLRLFRRFIPMTDAYYGQRLLVRRGGVLLATPLLAVLVLIEATDVVFAVDSIPAIFAVTSEPFLVFTANAFAILGLRAMYFLLADLMHRFVYLKIGLALVLIWVGIKMALKIDIFYIPTAISLAVIATILTVSVVASLRATRGLTAEPAAEREGPFRMATPEELAEVDPQLAATSRPSA
- the trpB gene encoding tryptophan synthase subunit beta, which encodes MSSLIHADDQGFFGDHGGRFVPPQLEAPIAEVAEAYAEARDDPEFLAEYEALLTDYVGRPSPLFFAKRLTAELGGARIYLKREDLNHTGAHKINHCLGEALLAKRMGKRKLIAETGAGQHGVALATAAALLGLECEIHMGAIDVAKQHPNVVRMELLGAKVVAVEEGGRSLKEAVDSAFAVFASDYADTFFAIGSVVGPHPYPTMVRDFQSVVGREARQQCLDKIGRLPDALIAAVGGGSNALGLFTAFLEDDSVAIYGVEPGGRSLDVVGEHAATMTLGREGTLHGMKTLVLQDADGEPSPVHSIASGLDYPGIGPQHAHLRDVGRVEYVTASDQDTLDAFQLLCRTEGIIPALESCHAVAHAMKLAPTLDAEQVIIVNLSGRGDKDIDYVAERLGVGTGSSD
- a CDS encoding HAD family hydrolase, which translates into the protein MKPEAIVFDMDGTLTDTEAVWDVVRRGLAAEHDLPWPDGTTQAMMGMSTGEWSRHLVEAVGLPYSPDEAARRTIDGMADHYREGITVLPGAVEAVRRMAEHYPIAIASSSPRQLIDAAVEVLGLGELLSATVSTEEVAAGKPAPDGYLKAAELLGVDPTRCIAVEDATNGILSALNAGMTVVAVPPHFHPPAEDLLARTTVLDNLDELTVDLVESLLPAR
- a CDS encoding energy-coupling factor transporter transmembrane component T, which codes for MRRYFLPRSIHPFAWWGWALALAAAASNTTNPLLLAGVIAVAALVTISRRDDNPWARSFKLYLILAVFIVVMRVAFRIFFGGGDGPTILFTLPQVPLPTWVRGIRLLGPVSLESLLSGLYDGARLATIVVCIGAANSLANPKKLLASLPGALYELGTVMVVAVSALPQLGESAQRVVRARKLRRSPAGSKRRDKLRAVETIIVPVLSDALERSLALAASMDVRGYGRSGTGRRLHRGLSLWLGVISIMLLATWSFRFLAGSADRSVLGVGILSTSLLVAGLASAMAALHFAGRTVRRTQYRPIRWGIAETLVVVTGVTCAAIVSLVAASADAVVLFPSISPFTWPTLTPLLLLALAAASLPAFLTPPPDLWKAPA
- a CDS encoding ABC transporter ATP-binding protein, giving the protein MIRFDDVSFRYASSDTLRLQHVSFEIEEGELCLVVGPTGSGKSTLLGCINNLVPRFTGGIRTGRVFIDGSDTTLLQPRELATTVGYVGQDPLAGFVTDTVEDELAYSMEQLGFPAPEMRRRVEETLDLLGIADLRRRALRTLSGGQQQRVAIGSVLASSPKVLVLDEPTSALDPIAAEEVLAIVSRLVRDLGTTVVIAEHRMERVIEFADSTLLVGDTVTHGATRTVLRDAPIRPPLVELGVAMGWDPLPLTIREGRRSAAQQRRVWASEPPTLPSRRPSGEVALSASSIIVRYGEKVAVAGVDLSLRQGEVTALMGRNGCGKSSLLWALHGAGRRDGGTVSRSAEAGIALVPQTPSDLLYLTSVAAECSASDRSAEVPDGTTLALLRRLVPGIEPDAHPRDLSEGQKLAVVLAVELAGNPAVVLLDEPTRGLDYAAKHALSEIIAGMAADGRAVLIATHDVEMVAQTCERVVVMAEGEVVSDGPTRDVLATSALLATQVAKVSSPTPVLTVQEFVDARD
- a CDS encoding ECF transporter S component gives rise to the protein MPGTDPTLNVPAPVVGVSLGWRTWLVIVLSTALGLFAIGWPLLIPAVGVAPEHAQDAPFVFAALLPVILLLVIAQVTEGGLDSRSLAVLGVLSAINAAIRPALGAGTAGVESVFFLLVLAGRAFGPGFGYLLGMTSLFASALITAGVGPWLPFQMLAAGWVGLISGLLPRRVTGKAEIGMLIAVGVVSAYVYGALMNMWFWPFITGINLDGAGGSLDYVPGAPIVDNLARFGWFTLLTSTGGWDTGRAITTALALLILGRPLLTVLRRASGLGRVAPHPGEAAPQRDARVSPLG